The genomic DNA ACTGAAGCGTCCATCTTTTATAAGACGAGCGATTACTAGCGCATCTTTACGATCATGTTTGGTTGGTAGATTGTCGTCTAACTCTTTTGATCGCTTGACGTGCATAGGGTTGGCCATAACTAGGGGGATGCCTCGTTCTTCTAGAAAATAGGCTAAATTGAGCCAGTAATGGCCAGTAGGTTCAATCCCGACGATAACTTCCGTTTTCTCTTGTTCTTTCATTTCACTTAGAACACATTGATAGAAAAGCTCAAACCCATCTCGAGATTGAGAAACAGAGAATGACTTTCGGAGCACCCGTCCACGATCATCCACAAAGCATGCGTAATGTGTACGTTTGGCAATGTCGATTCCAACAACAAGTGTTTTTTCGGTGACTTGATTTATCTTCTGGTTTTGTTTAAAATTCATATGGAGTCCTCCTTGGTTTACTAAGTTAGGGGTCATTTCGGTACACGATTTGACACCCCGTATCATACCAAGAGGGCTCTTTTTTGTTCAAGTCCCCGAAAATCCTTCTAACAGGAATGCTCCTATATTAAATAAAATAAAAAACCAGATAATGTTGACATCAACATCACGGATCCGATAAAGGCTGCAACCAGCTTTTTTCGAAAAATACTATTCAGTAAGCTTATCTCTGGTAAGCTTGCACCTGCTGAACTAATCATTAACGCCATAACCGGGCCGAGTGCCATCCCCTTCAATATCATAACTTGCGAAATAGGAATCATGGTAGAAAGGCGTATATACAAAGGAATTCCAATGATCGCTGCAATTGGCACTAACCACCAGTCGTCTGTTCCCATGTAAGAGGTAATCCAATCAGTCGGTACAAACCCGTGAATCAACGCCCCTACTAAAGCACCAATTAGTAAGAATGGATAAACCGTCTTCATGAGCTGAAATGTTTCTAATAACGCTCCTTTCCAATCTAGATTTTTATTTGGATCTTTAAATCCAGTCATAATGACGTTTTTCACCTGAGTCTCAAAACCGAGTTTTTCAAGGGTGAATCCGATGGCAACTGATAGGATGCTTGTTAATAATGTGTAAACCATTGCTACCTTCCAACCGAGTGTGGCTGTCATTAACGTCAAAATGGTTGGATCTAGTACCGGAGATGCAAATAAAAAGATCATGACCGTACCAAAGCGCACCTTTTTATTTAGTAAATTCACCACAACGGGAATGGTCGAACAAGAGCAAAAAGGAGTAACAAAGGCAAACACGAGGGTAATCAATGCGCTAACAAGCGGATGGCTGCGCTCCATCATATTCTCCATTTTTTTATAAGGGATATATCCTTGTAGAACGTTAATTAAAAAAGAAATTCCTACAAATAAGACAGTTAATTCAAGCGCAAGACTAAAAAAACTCTTAACAAACTCTCCCATGCCTCTCCACCTCATTTTATTTGTAAAATACAACTATATTCCGATAAAAAATATAAGCAAGATCGATGTCCAGCTTATATGTATGGCTTACAACAGACTGAGGATTTAGACATCGCTTCATTTAATAACTTAATGGACCTGACTACCGTGTCTTTTTCGAATTCATTCATCTGAGAAAAAACTTCTTGCAAATATTGGTTCATTTCCGTATCAATTGCGGTAGAAACAAACTTTCCTTCTGCCGTAAGAGATAACACATATACTCTTTTGTCTTCAGGCAGCTGTTGTTTTTTTATTAGCCCCATCTTTGTTAAGTTCTGTATTTGTCGACTAAATGTTGTCACATCAATTCCTAGGGAGTCTGCAACTTGCTGTACACTCGGATTGTTTTGCTTGTCAATTTCGTGGATGATATGACTTTGAACAAGGGATATTTCCATTCCTCCTACTAAACAACAATTTTTATTTAACATTCCAAATCGTCTCGTTAACACCTGGAATAAATCACGTAAATTTTCCATTATTTTCACCTCTCCTTATTTATATCATATTAATTGCAAAATGCAAATATATTTTTTAAAAAAAGAACTCTTAATAAAGAAGTTCTCCATGCTCACTAATCCAACTCCAGTCCTTCTGTATGTCTTGACGTGTCACCCGGCGAATTGGAAATACTAAGGGTAGTAATATAGAAGGTAGTTGACATGCAACCAAAAGGTTTCGTATAATCACAAAAGGAAACCTTTTGGTTACATATTATATTAAAAGGATGGGAAAAAATGAAGGTTCAAGATATCCGAAAAACAACCGTGTTTCAAGCACCAATTAAAAAAGTATGGAATGCAGTAGCAACTGCCGAAGGAATTTCATCTTGGTTTATGCCAAATGACTTTCAACAAGAAGTTGGTAGTAACTTTACCATTCAGTCTCCGTTCGGTCCGAGTCCATGCAAAGTGTTAGAGCTAGAACCGCCACACCGCCTCGTATTTTCTTGGGGGACAGATGGATGGGTTGTAACATTTGAGTTAAAAGAGTTGGACGAGAAGACCGAGTTTACCCTTGTTCATAGTGGCTGGGGAGACACAGAGGAAGTTATTCCATTGGCAAATGAAACGCATCAAGTGATTCGCGATCGGATGAATGGCGGATGGGGACCTCTTGTTGATGTGAAGCTGCGCGGGGTTGTTGAAGCGTAATGTCCGCTGTCCAAAAACACGATGTGTTTCAGGCAATTGCTGACCCTACAAGAAGAAAAATCTTAATGCTTCTCGCTAAGCAAGATTTATCGGTAACTGCGATCAGCGATCAATTTCCGATCACTCGAACAGCGGTATCTAAACATCTCCGAATATTATCTGAATCCAAGCTTGTGGGCATGACCAAAACAGGACGAGAAAAAATCTACAAGCTTCACCCAGAAACCTTTACAGAAATCAAAGACTGGTTAAGTTATTTCGATCAGTTCTGGGATAATAAGATCTCCATGCTTAAATTTCTTGTTGAAGAACAGGAACAATAGGTAAAAAGAGTACCATTGTCGGTACTCTTTATCTTTTTTAAGAATCGTTTGTTATATCACTCTTTTACCGCTTTGGTCCAATTTTGTGATAAAATAATCAATCTCTTCCTTCGTTTTAAGTATAATCACCTTTTTCCCCATCGTTTTATACGTTTTCAACCTTTCCTTCATCATCTCTTTCCTAGCAAAATAAGTGGATATAATAAATTTGATAAATTTCCAATCTAGCTTCTCCTTACAGCCGATCGTCATATCTGGTCTTGTATGACCGATGTTCGTTAGGAATCGCTTCACTACTCGGTAAAGACAAGTTCGTAAGGGGAGTTCTAGATAAATGACCGTATCACAGCTCAATTCTCTGATATGAATAGTTTTTGTGTAATTTCCATCAATGATCCATTTTTCCTTCTCCACAAGGTTATTTTGAGCCTCAAAAAATTCATCACTCGATGCTTCGATCCAACCTGGTTTCCAGAAGTAGGTATCAAGATGATGAACGGGAATATGTAACCTCTGACCAAGCTTCCTAGCAAACGTTGATTTCCCAACACCAGCCGATACTCCAATCACCATAACTCGATTCATTCTTCTCCTCACCTTCTCACATGTCATATTTTTCTATTTTCTCACAACAAACCATTTTCCACTAATATAATCTTTTTTTCCAACATAAAAATGGAGAAAGAACACAAAAGTTCTTTCCCCTCTTCATATATACAACCTACTCAATCCACTGAACGATATCCTTCAAGTCTTTCCTAATTTTTGGTCGAGGTTCCTTCTCTCTGTATCCAAACGCTACCATAACAGAAACAGCCAAATGTCCATCCTCGAGTAAATTTTCCTCTTCCAAAATCTTCTGTACTTCATCAAAACTAAATCCTTCAATTGGACAAGAATCAATTCCAATTAGTGCCGCTGCTGTCATCATATTTGCTAAAGCAATGTACGTTTGCTTTCCGGCCCAGTCCAGCATCGTTCGTTCATTTTCTAATAAGTTAAGATCGTCTTCTTGAAAGGTTTTATATCTTTCTAAAATTTTCCCCAAAAGCTCTTCAGGGAATTTTTTCACCTCTAACATTTGATGTTTAACATATTCCGAATCATACTTTGTATCTTTAATGGTTCTTGCCAAAATTACAACAAAATGACTAGCTGTTGGAAGCTGGCCTTGTGCTCCCCAAGCCACTTCCCTTAATTTTTCTCTTAGGGCAGCATTCTGAACAACTACAAATTTCCATGGTTCATATCCAACAGAGCTAGGCGATAATCTCCCCGCTTCAAGTATGAATTGAAAATCCTCATCGCTAATTTTTTTGGATGCGTCGAAAGATTTAGTCGCATGTCTAAAACGAAAGGCCTCTAGAACTTCTTCTTTTTTCTTCGAATGATCTGTCATATGCACCGTCTCCTAATAGTTTGTGATGTATTGATCATAGTATATTCCTTATGTGATGGGAAGTAAAATGCTCTTAATGGTTGATATAGTTTGGCTTATCTTGATTTTGAAGAGAGATATGTAATACAAGATTCTCATTTATGGATGCGAAGAATACCTGATTTAATTTTACCTGCATTTTCGAGAGTTCCTCTCTTAACCATGCCTCATCTTTGTTTAAATGTTCAAGAGTGGTTGTATCTATTTTTCCCTCCATAATAACAGGTAAACTAATTTGATGGTCTACCTCAGTAAGATCTAAATCCTTTTTGACCACTGGCGCTTCACCAGCATATTTAAATAATGAAAGTCGCCCATTTGCTTCAATGATTCCGAGTTGAACTATGGATAAGTCAAATACTTCTTTCTCCTAAGCATCTGTAAAATATTATCGATGGAGTAATTAATTTTTCTTAAATTATTTACAATTAGCTCCCCATTTTCTATGACAATAGTAGGTTCAAAGGTAAGTGCCTTTCCTATTCTCCGATATTTAATTACGGTGGCTGTCACAATCCTTTGTAGGATCGCAAGTGCAATTACTGCTGCTGCAGTAGGGATTTGTTTTATTGTTGGGTCGGCAATATCCGCTCCGACTATAGCTCCAAGTGTTATGATGACTAAAAAATCAAATACAGGAAGTTCTCCGATTGATCTCTTCCCCATAAACAATGTGGCCATTAATAGGAGCGGTAAAATAGTAAAGATTCTACCGTAAACTAATAAAATGTCCTTTAGTACTTCCACATCCATCTCCCTCTCTTGCATAAAGCTCCCCTTTAGCGTAACCATTAAAGAACGCTACTATTTCAAATAAAAATGAAAAACCTGTCTCCATTTACTTTGGAAACAGGTTCTCGCGTAAGATTTATGTTAATTCA from Robertmurraya sp. FSL R5-0851 includes the following:
- a CDS encoding topology modulation protein, whose translation is MNRVMVIGVSAGVGKSTFARKLGQRLHIPVHHLDTYFWKPGWIEASSDEFFEAQNNLVEKEKWIIDGNYTKTIHIRELSCDTVIYLELPLRTCLYRVVKRFLTNIGHTRPDMTIGCKEKLDWKFIKFIISTYFARKEMMKERLKTYKTMGKKVIILKTKEEIDYFITKLDQSGKRVI
- a CDS encoding ArsR/SmtB family transcription factor, which produces MSAVQKHDVFQAIADPTRRKILMLLAKQDLSVTAISDQFPITRTAVSKHLRILSESKLVGMTKTGREKIYKLHPETFTEIKDWLSYFDQFWDNKISMLKFLVEEQEQ
- a CDS encoding permease, with protein sequence MGEFVKSFFSLALELTVLFVGISFLINVLQGYIPYKKMENMMERSHPLVSALITLVFAFVTPFCSCSTIPVVVNLLNKKVRFGTVMIFLFASPVLDPTILTLMTATLGWKVAMVYTLLTSILSVAIGFTLEKLGFETQVKNVIMTGFKDPNKNLDWKGALLETFQLMKTVYPFLLIGALVGALIHGFVPTDWITSYMGTDDWWLVPIAAIIGIPLYIRLSTMIPISQVMILKGMALGPVMALMISSAGASLPEISLLNSIFRKKLVAAFIGSVMLMSTLSGFLFYLI
- a CDS encoding SRPBCC family protein; protein product: MKVQDIRKTTVFQAPIKKVWNAVATAEGISSWFMPNDFQQEVGSNFTIQSPFGPSPCKVLELEPPHRLVFSWGTDGWVVTFELKELDEKTEFTLVHSGWGDTEEVIPLANETHQVIRDRMNGGWGPLVDVKLRGVVEA
- a CDS encoding MarR family winged helix-turn-helix transcriptional regulator, translating into MENLRDLFQVLTRRFGMLNKNCCLVGGMEISLVQSHIIHEIDKQNNPSVQQVADSLGIDVTTFSRQIQNLTKMGLIKKQQLPEDKRVYVLSLTAEGKFVSTAIDTEMNQYLQEVFSQMNEFEKDTVVRSIKLLNEAMSKSSVCCKPYI
- a CDS encoding NAD(P)H-dependent oxidoreductase, translating into MTDHSKKKEEVLEAFRFRHATKSFDASKKISDEDFQFILEAGRLSPSSVGYEPWKFVVVQNAALREKLREVAWGAQGQLPTASHFVVILARTIKDTKYDSEYVKHQMLEVKKFPEELLGKILERYKTFQEDDLNLLENERTMLDWAGKQTYIALANMMTAAALIGIDSCPIEGFSFDEVQKILEEENLLEDGHLAVSVMVAFGYREKEPRPKIRKDLKDIVQWIE